One Lachnospiraceae bacterium C1.1 genomic region harbors:
- a CDS encoding glycosyltransferase family 4 protein: MVFVTLFTRLKNVHLLKDVGMIPYLLHRDFDVNSIVVSCRNDKEYPYIDSEVKGLKQMFIKKGPISPIFSGAKFVWKNASKIDVLNVYHLNLSSFIYLLIYKFRKKAGGKGYLKLDMDLNGYKRLFMLNPVGFIKRITMNLADVVSVETTTIAEWLGNKYGSKILYIPNGFYTDEKKPLRKFGKENIILTVGNIGTYPKATDVLLEAFAGAAAGNDWKLVLAGPVDKKFEHFIEEFMKKHRDLKDRIIFTGPITDKKILNDYYRKAKIFTLPSRSESFGIVLLEAAACGDFLVTTTGVPAGKDIYNDGKFGYIVPADDSVALSGSFVRLMNSSADWEERAIEIADYTWHDFRWEPIVTKLYENLR, encoded by the coding sequence ATGGTATTTGTAACGCTTTTTACACGCTTGAAAAATGTACATCTTCTAAAGGATGTGGGAATGATACCCTATCTTCTTCACAGGGATTTTGACGTAAATTCAATTGTGGTATCCTGCCGCAATGATAAAGAATATCCTTACATTGACAGCGAAGTTAAGGGACTTAAGCAGATGTTTATTAAGAAAGGTCCCATTTCTCCAATTTTTTCGGGTGCAAAATTCGTCTGGAAAAATGCATCAAAAATCGACGTCTTGAATGTATATCATCTGAATCTTTCTTCTTTTATATATCTTTTGATATATAAATTCAGGAAAAAGGCCGGAGGAAAAGGTTATCTCAAGCTTGATATGGATCTCAACGGATATAAGAGACTTTTTATGCTCAATCCAGTAGGATTTATAAAAAGGATTACAATGAATCTTGCGGATGTGGTTTCTGTCGAAACAACTACAATAGCCGAGTGGCTCGGAAATAAGTATGGATCGAAAATCCTTTATATTCCGAATGGCTTTTATACAGATGAGAAGAAGCCTTTGAGAAAATTTGGAAAAGAGAATATCATATTGACAGTAGGAAATATCGGAACTTATCCTAAGGCTACTGATGTTCTCTTAGAGGCTTTTGCCGGGGCGGCAGCAGGAAATGACTGGAAACTTGTGCTGGCAGGACCGGTAGATAAAAAATTTGAACATTTCATAGAAGAGTTTATGAAAAAGCATAGAGATCTCAAGGACAGGATAATATTCACGGGACCTATTACGGATAAAAAAATCCTTAATGATTACTATAGAAAAGCAAAGATATTTACGCTTCCCTCAAGGAGTGAGAGCTTTGGAATAGTTCTTCTTGAAGCCGCTGCCTGCGGAGATTTTCTGGTTACTACCACCGGAGTTCCTGCCGGAAAAGATATTTATAATGATGGTAAATTTGGGTATATCGTTCCTGCTGATGACAGCGTTGCTCTTTCAGGGTCTTTCGTAAGGCTTATGAATTCATCGGCCGACTGGGAAGAAAGAGCTATTGAAATTGCCGATTATACATGGCATGATTTCAGATGGGAGCCTATTGTTACAAAACTTTACGAGAATCTGAGATGA
- a CDS encoding glycosyltransferase family 2 protein produces MNTSLIILNYNDPERTASLALASEKLECLKHIVIVDNCSSDDSFAKLSSIRSEKIHLIKSPSNGGYAKGNNFGCIYALKNFKSDILFIANPDTVFDNDTVCAMASVLTTHPEYGVCTPLVRQGYNVWRLSSFIGIIESLFLVWFTLDKKFIRFKLESDIEQVIPVGVVEGSFFALSADAYKKAKGFDERTFLYAEEIILAKRLKAAGFGECVLKDFRYDHLHSASIKKEYHSSKAKAFHNFVRSFKIYNKYYLHTNKLQDKIFDLACSLGYIERVFYDFVKNNLKRR; encoded by the coding sequence ATGAATACAAGTCTTATTATACTAAATTACAATGATCCAGAACGTACAGCAAGCCTTGCCCTTGCTTCAGAGAAGCTTGAATGCCTTAAACATATCGTTATCGTGGATAACTGCTCATCTGATGATTCCTTTGCGAAATTATCCTCTATCCGTTCAGAAAAGATCCACCTGATAAAGAGCCCTTCAAACGGCGGATATGCCAAAGGCAACAATTTCGGATGTATCTATGCCCTTAAAAATTTTAAAAGCGATATCCTTTTTATTGCAAATCCAGATACTGTCTTTGACAATGACACTGTTTGTGCCATGGCCTCTGTGCTTACCACGCATCCGGAATATGGTGTGTGTACCCCACTGGTAAGGCAGGGCTATAATGTCTGGAGACTTTCTTCCTTTATCGGGATTATAGAAAGCCTCTTCCTTGTCTGGTTTACCTTGGATAAAAAATTCATCCGCTTTAAATTAGAATCCGACATAGAGCAGGTCATTCCGGTAGGTGTTGTAGAGGGCTCATTTTTTGCACTTTCAGCAGACGCCTACAAAAAAGCAAAAGGCTTTGATGAAAGAACTTTTCTCTATGCTGAGGAGATCATCCTCGCTAAAAGGCTCAAAGCCGCAGGTTTCGGAGAATGTGTCCTGAAGGATTTTCGCTATGATCATCTGCATTCTGCAAGCATAAAAAAAGAATATCATTCTTCCAAAGCCAAAGCTTTCCATAATTTCGTAAGAAGCTTTAAGATATATAACAAATATTATCTGCACACAAATAAACTTCAGGATAAAATCTTTGATCTTGCCTGTTCATTAGGCTATATCGAGCGTGTATTTTATGATTTTGTTAAAAACAATCTCAAACGCCGGTAA
- a CDS encoding YlbF family regulator, whose protein sequence is MDKNLDRSIDKFIDAVKETSEYRNYKTKRHIVMDNPELRGKASKLIKEHYRILTTTADDQLLDAEMEFADKYEDTYNIPEIHDYLEAELRFNEMLQNVLERITGGLSL, encoded by the coding sequence ATGGATAAAAACCTGGATCGCAGCATAGATAAATTTATTGATGCTGTCAAGGAAACTTCAGAGTACAGAAATTATAAGACAAAGAGGCATATAGTTATGGATAATCCTGAGCTTCGAGGCAAAGCCTCGAAGCTTATTAAGGAACATTACAGGATACTGACGACAACAGCGGATGACCAGCTACTGGATGCTGAAATGGAATTTGCGGATAAATATGAAGATACTTATAATATCCCGGAAATACATGATTATCTGGAGGCGGAGCTGAGATTTAATGAAATGCTTCAGAATGTACTCGAGCGAATAACAGGCGGATTGAGCTTATGA
- a CDS encoding CatB-related O-acetyltransferase: MGILARKMSEAAGNLYRLTFLKIKKFKIEIKKNCIFKSGAYIRNAEFEGRNFLGRNTSFVNGRMGYGSYINRDGDITETDIGRYSSIGANVSTVVGRHPIEKQLAMHPAFTDPDPVFGFSFAKKKTFAENNGRISIGNDVWIGNHVKILDGVKIADGAVIGAGAVVTKDIPPYAVAAGVPARVIKYRFDEKTVEKLLRLKWWDKEESWIRTNIDGFEDAKLLLDKLGE, translated from the coding sequence ATGGGGATTCTTGCGAGAAAAATGTCTGAGGCAGCCGGAAATCTTTACCGGCTGACCTTTCTTAAAATAAAAAAATTCAAGATAGAAATTAAAAAAAATTGTATATTTAAAAGCGGTGCATATATAAGGAATGCTGAGTTTGAGGGAAGAAATTTTCTCGGGCGCAATACGTCCTTTGTTAACGGACGGATGGGATATGGAAGTTATATAAACAGAGATGGTGATATTACTGAAACTGATATCGGCCGTTACAGCTCTATAGGTGCAAATGTTTCAACAGTAGTTGGAAGACACCCGATTGAAAAACAACTGGCAATGCATCCTGCATTTACCGATCCGGATCCTGTATTCGGATTTTCTTTTGCAAAGAAAAAAACTTTTGCTGAAAATAATGGCAGGATCAGCATTGGAAATGATGTCTGGATCGGAAATCATGTTAAAATACTTGATGGAGTAAAGATAGCTGATGGTGCGGTTATCGGTGCAGGAGCGGTTGTTACAAAGGATATCCCTCCTTATGCTGTTGCGGCCGGGGTACCTGCAAGGGTGATTAAATACCGCTTCGATGAGAAAACTGTTGAAAAACTGCTTCGGCTTAAATGGTGGGATAAAGAAGAAAGCTGGATCAGGACAAATATTGATGGATTTGAAGATGCAAAGTTGCTATTGGATAAATTAGGAGAGTAG
- a CDS encoding ribonuclease J: MKKLNNEPGSKLKIIPLGGLEQIGLNITAFEYEDSIIVVDCGLAFPEDDMLGIDLCIPDITYLKDNIEKVKGFVITHGHEDHIGALPYVLKEVNAPIYATKLTIGLIDRKLEEHGLIKNVRRKVIKHGQSINLGHFRIEFIKTNHSIVDASALAIYSPAGIVVHTGDFKVDYTPVFGDAIDLQRFGEIGKKGVLALMCDSTNAEREGFTKSERTLGRVFDALFAEHTRGRIIIATFASNVDRVRQIINTAYKYGRKVVVEGRSMVNIIETASEMGYLEVPENTLVDIDTAKNYPDEKVCIVTTGSQGESMAALSRMAMNMHKKITIKPNDTIIFSSSPIPGNEKAVSRIINELEEKGTTVIFQDTHVSGHACREEIKLIYSLVKPKYSIPVHGEYRHRCAQASIAKELGYDNDHILMLHSGDVVEIDSESCKTTKHVRTGAIFVDGSGVGDVGNIVLRDRKHLAEDGIVIIVLTLQRGTGQILAGPDIVSRGFVYVRESDALLEDSTEILQDVMDDLGEKGVTDWGKIKSTLRDALSDYLWKKTKRRPMILPIIMEV, encoded by the coding sequence TTGAAAAAACTGAATAATGAACCCGGTTCAAAGCTGAAAATAATCCCGTTGGGAGGTCTGGAACAGATCGGACTGAATATTACAGCTTTTGAATATGAGGACAGCATAATTGTTGTTGATTGTGGACTGGCTTTTCCTGAGGATGATATGCTTGGAATCGATCTTTGTATTCCGGACATAACTTATCTTAAGGATAACATAGAGAAAGTTAAGGGCTTTGTGATCACACACGGACATGAGGATCATATAGGAGCGCTTCCCTATGTATTGAAAGAAGTCAATGCACCGATCTATGCAACAAAGCTGACGATCGGACTTATTGATCGCAAACTTGAGGAACATGGACTTATCAAGAATGTGAGACGTAAGGTTATTAAGCATGGTCAGTCGATAAATCTTGGTCATTTCAGGATCGAGTTTATTAAGACAAACCATTCAATAGTAGATGCTTCTGCACTTGCAATATATTCTCCTGCAGGAATTGTGGTTCATACAGGAGACTTTAAGGTTGATTATACACCTGTTTTTGGAGATGCTATTGATCTGCAGAGATTCGGAGAAATCGGAAAGAAGGGCGTTCTTGCGCTCATGTGCGATTCTACAAATGCTGAGAGAGAAGGTTTTACAAAATCAGAGAGAACTCTTGGAAGGGTATTTGATGCGCTTTTTGCAGAGCATACCAGAGGCAGGATAATCATTGCTACATTTGCTTCGAATGTAGACAGGGTAAGACAGATCATCAATACTGCATATAAATATGGCAGAAAAGTAGTCGTAGAAGGCCGTTCGATGGTCAATATAATCGAAACTGCCAGTGAGATGGGATATCTTGAGGTACCGGAAAATACACTTGTGGATATAGACACTGCAAAGAATTATCCGGATGAAAAGGTATGTATCGTAACTACAGGAAGCCAGGGTGAGTCGATGGCAGCACTTTCACGTATGGCTATGAATATGCATAAGAAGATCACGATAAAGCCGAATGATACTATAATATTCAGTTCAAGCCCAATACCGGGAAATGAGAAGGCAGTATCGAGAATAATCAACGAGCTTGAGGAAAAGGGAACAACGGTAATCTTCCAGGATACACATGTTTCCGGACATGCATGCAGGGAAGAGATCAAGTTGATATATTCGCTGGTTAAGCCAAAGTATTCAATTCCGGTTCACGGAGAATACAGACACAGATGTGCCCAGGCTTCGATCGCAAAAGAACTTGGTTATGACAATGATCACATTTTGATGCTGCATTCGGGTGATGTTGTTGAAATTGATTCAGAATCCTGCAAGACAACAAAACACGTGCGTACAGGAGCTATCTTTGTAGATGGAAGCGGAGTCGGAGATGTCGGAAATATAGTTCTTAGGGACAGAAAGCACCTCGCTGAGGACGGAATAGTCATCATAGTTCTTACGCTCCAGCGTGGTACCGGTCAGATACTTGCCGGACCGGACATAGTTTCGAGAGGCTTTGTATATGTAAGAGAATCTGATGCATTACTTGAGGACTCAACAGAGATACTGCAGGATGTTATGGATGACCTTGGAGAAAAAGGTGTAACAGATTGGGGAAAGATCAAGTCAACACTCAGAGATGCTCTTTCAGATTATCTCTGGAAGAAAACCAAGAGAAGACCTATGATATTGCCGATAATCATGGAAGTATAA
- a CDS encoding endolytic transglycosylase MltG, producing MKSMIISFFSIIFRIFLIVVALVFVIKAGNKAYSLGYRIFAEPAVSSGDGIDITVTIPMGSDPEEIGEILEDKGLIRDGSLFKYQERLSAYHGELQSGTYTLNTSMTAEEMMKIMADDEEDEEKE from the coding sequence ATGAAAAGTATGATAATTTCGTTTTTTTCAATAATTTTCAGAATATTTCTGATAGTGGTCGCTCTTGTATTTGTGATAAAAGCGGGGAACAAGGCTTATAGCCTTGGATACCGGATATTTGCAGAGCCGGCAGTATCTTCAGGAGACGGGATAGATATCACCGTAACAATACCTATGGGATCAGATCCCGAGGAAATAGGTGAGATCTTAGAGGATAAGGGACTTATTCGGGATGGATCGCTCTTTAAGTATCAGGAAAGGCTTTCAGCCTATCACGGTGAGCTTCAGAGTGGAACCTACACTTTGAATACATCTATGACGGCTGAGGAAATGATGAAGATAATGGCTGATGACGAAGAAGACGAAGAGAAAGAATAA
- a CDS encoding U32 family peptidase, with translation MKKAELLIPSKGLEELKTAVVYGADAVYIGGETMGLRAGAKNFTAEEMSAGIEFAHKRGTKVYVTANILAHNDDLRDAEKYFKEIREIRPDALIVADPGMFSLAKEICPEIDIHVSTQANNTNYRTYEFWKKMGAARVVSARELSLKEVKEIREKIGDYPEIESFVHGAMCISYSGRCLLSNYFTGYDANHGECKHPCRWKYAVAEESRPGEYLPIEENERGTFIFNSKDLCMLEYIPELIDAGVDSFKIEGRMKTALYVAATARTYRRAMDDFYESEEKYRANMPWYMEEIKKCTTREFCTGFWFGKPNKESQIYSNNTYSTEYTYLGSVEEITDAGEAVLHQKNKFSVGETIELMKPDYRNIAVKVLSIRSEEHGDMPSAPHPKQKLYVKFSETPDVYDILRRKEEA, from the coding sequence ATGAAAAAAGCAGAATTACTGATTCCCTCAAAGGGACTTGAAGAACTGAAAACAGCGGTTGTTTACGGAGCCGATGCAGTATATATCGGCGGAGAGACAATGGGTCTTCGTGCAGGTGCAAAAAACTTTACTGCAGAGGAAATGAGCGCAGGTATAGAATTTGCACATAAAAGAGGAACTAAGGTCTATGTTACGGCAAATATCCTTGCACATAATGATGACCTCAGGGATGCTGAAAAATATTTTAAGGAAATACGTGAAATAAGACCGGACGCCCTGATCGTTGCTGATCCCGGAATGTTTAGTCTTGCAAAAGAAATATGTCCGGAGATAGATATTCATGTAAGTACGCAGGCAAACAATACAAATTACAGAACTTATGAATTCTGGAAAAAGATGGGAGCCGCAAGAGTGGTTTCAGCACGCGAGCTTTCGCTTAAAGAAGTCAAGGAAATCAGGGAAAAGATCGGAGATTATCCGGAAATTGAATCATTTGTACACGGTGCTATGTGTATTTCCTATTCAGGCAGATGCCTTCTTTCTAATTATTTTACGGGATATGATGCAAACCATGGTGAATGCAAACATCCCTGCCGTTGGAAATATGCTGTGGCAGAGGAATCCAGACCGGGTGAATACCTTCCTATAGAAGAAAACGAAAGAGGAACTTTTATTTTTAATTCTAAAGACCTCTGCATGCTTGAGTATATACCTGAACTTATCGATGCCGGTGTTGATTCATTTAAGATCGAGGGCAGAATGAAGACGGCTCTTTATGTGGCTGCTACGGCAAGAACCTACAGAAGAGCTATGGATGATTTTTATGAATCAGAAGAAAAATACAGGGCCAACATGCCATGGTACATGGAAGAGATAAAGAAGTGTACTACGAGAGAGTTCTGTACAGGATTCTGGTTTGGAAAACCTAATAAAGAATCTCAGATATATTCTAATAATACTTACTCTACGGAATATACCTATCTTGGATCAGTAGAGGAGATCACTGATGCCGGTGAGGCTGTTCTCCATCAGAAAAATAAATTCTCTGTTGGAGAGACGATCGAGCTTATGAAACCTGATTACAGGAATATTGCTGTTAAGGTTTTATCAATAAGAAGTGAAGAGCATGGAGATATGCCTTCAGCACCGCATCCAAAACAGAAATTATATGTTAAATTCTCAGAGACTCCGGATGTATATGATATATTGAGGAGAAAGGAAGAGGCATGA
- a CDS encoding glycosyltransferase: MLTIITISFNEINSIGNTIESVLSQDYTDYEYIIKDGGSTDGTKEKAESYRKLFKEKNIKFKLISSRDRGIYDAMNIAVSEAEGEWTAFMNAGDQYFSDHVFSDIFLRGDIAGADLLFGDTAEEEYGELHYFRKCPELIEKRMPFSHQSVFAKTALLREFPFDLKWKIGADYDFLLHVYKEGKKFKDTGVLIAKISKSGVSSLKLKDTYLETIAIKKERGVPIPDEKQMKKELISVSMRQFGMDHFPDFLKYFIRKIQRSMRGQRRV, encoded by the coding sequence ATGCTGACAATAATAACCATTTCCTTTAATGAGATCAATTCCATAGGAAATACAATAGAGTCAGTTCTTTCACAGGACTACACTGATTATGAATATATAATCAAGGACGGTGGTTCTACTGACGGAACTAAGGAAAAGGCTGAAAGTTACAGAAAGCTTTTTAAAGAAAAAAATATAAAGTTCAAGCTGATAAGTTCGCGTGACAGAGGAATTTATGATGCAATGAATATCGCGGTATCCGAAGCAGAGGGTGAATGGACAGCATTCATGAATGCAGGAGATCAGTATTTTTCAGATCATGTATTTTCAGATATCTTTCTCAGAGGAGATATTGCCGGCGCCGATCTTCTTTTTGGAGACACAGCAGAGGAAGAATATGGAGAGCTCCATTATTTCAGAAAGTGTCCTGAACTGATAGAAAAACGAATGCCCTTTTCACATCAGAGCGTATTTGCTAAAACTGCACTTTTGAGAGAATTTCCTTTTGATCTTAAATGGAAAATAGGTGCAGATTATGATTTTCTCCTGCATGTCTATAAAGAGGGGAAAAAATTTAAGGATACCGGGGTGCTTATCGCGAAGATATCCAAGAGTGGTGTTTCAAGCCTGAAGCTTAAGGATACATATCTTGAGACAATAGCCATAAAAAAAGAACGTGGGGTTCCGATTCCGGATGAAAAACAGATGAAGAAGGAATTGATCTCAGTCAGTATGAGACAGTTTGGGATGGATCATTTTCCGGATTTCTTAAAGTATTTCATCAGAAAGATACAGCGAAGCATGCGTGGACAGCGGAGGGTATAA
- a CDS encoding O-methyltransferase — MIVNDRCVAYINSLDMGNTPFLNDLEKKAKKARVPIIKKETQRLLKFLISAHAPQKILEIGAAVGFSSILMAEYSSEKTKITTIENYDKRIPLAKENIENSGYSSKIRLLEGNAEDILPTLEGGYDMIFIDAAKAQYPYYLKESVRLLDKGGLLVADNCLQEGDIFESKFAVERRDRTIHKRMREFLYDVSHDERFSTVILPIGDGVTTAIKTG, encoded by the coding sequence ATGATAGTAAATGACAGATGTGTGGCGTATATAAATTCCCTTGATATGGGAAATACGCCATTTTTAAATGATTTGGAAAAAAAGGCCAAAAAGGCTCGTGTCCCCATAATTAAAAAAGAGACGCAGAGACTCTTAAAATTTTTAATTTCAGCCCATGCGCCGCAGAAAATCCTTGAGATTGGTGCAGCGGTAGGTTTTTCATCGATACTGATGGCTGAATATTCTTCAGAGAAAACAAAGATCACTACTATTGAAAATTATGATAAAAGAATCCCTTTGGCAAAGGAAAATATAGAAAATTCAGGATATTCTTCTAAGATCAGACTTTTAGAAGGCAATGCCGAGGACATTTTGCCGACACTTGAAGGTGGATATGATATGATATTCATTGATGCCGCAAAAGCCCAATATCCTTATTACTTAAAGGAAAGTGTGAGACTTCTTGATAAAGGAGGGTTATTGGTCGCAGATAACTGCCTTCAGGAGGGAGATATTTTTGAGTCGAAGTTTGCAGTTGAACGAAGGGACAGAACTATACATAAGCGGATGAGGGAATTTCTTTATGATGTAAGTCATGATGAGAGATTTTCAACCGTGATCCTGCCGATAGGAGACGGGGTTACAACAGCGATAAAGACAGGCTGA
- a CDS encoding glycosyltransferase family 4 protein, producing the protein MKSRKKKLVIVGPVYPYKGGISHYTGLMAAALAKEYDTKVISYSMQYPKILFKKEQRDYKNDSFKFEGTEFLLNTANPFNIIRTAQRINAMKPELVIIQWWHPYFAPCYTILSSIVKAKKLFICHNVFPHERFPLDRFLTKLVLRKGDFHILHSSKEADELKEIIAEPHYRVNMHPTYSAFNFHQAEQKKSDEKVLLFFGFVREYKGLKYMMRAMKELENIKLLIVGDFGGKREEYDNLSHELGIEDKIEIHDGYTPDREVEKYFAASDAVVLPYIDATQSGIAQIAFGFEKPVIATRVGGLTEVVTDGKTGILSDPANPGALAEAVRRFYELKESGTDFKANIRSDSERFSWEHMVKTIRELTGV; encoded by the coding sequence ATGAAAAGCCGGAAGAAAAAACTGGTCATAGTAGGACCGGTTTATCCCTATAAAGGCGGGATATCACACTATACAGGGCTTATGGCTGCTGCATTAGCTAAAGAATATGATACCAAGGTGATATCTTATTCTATGCAGTATCCAAAAATTCTTTTTAAGAAAGAACAGAGGGACTATAAAAATGACAGCTTTAAGTTCGAAGGAACAGAGTTCTTGCTGAATACTGCCAATCCCTTTAATATAATCAGGACGGCACAAAGGATAAATGCCATGAAACCTGAGCTTGTCATAATTCAATGGTGGCATCCCTATTTTGCGCCCTGCTATACGATATTGTCATCTATAGTTAAGGCGAAAAAGCTTTTTATATGTCATAATGTTTTTCCGCATGAGAGGTTTCCTTTGGATAGGTTTCTTACAAAGCTTGTCCTTAGAAAAGGTGATTTTCATATCCTGCATTCATCAAAGGAAGCAGATGAGCTAAAAGAGATCATAGCTGAACCGCACTACAGGGTAAATATGCATCCTACTTACAGTGCTTTTAATTTTCATCAGGCAGAGCAAAAAAAGTCTGATGAAAAAGTTCTTTTATTCTTTGGTTTTGTGAGAGAATATAAGGGGCTTAAATACATGATGAGAGCAATGAAGGAACTGGAGAATATTAAACTTCTGATAGTTGGTGATTTCGGTGGAAAAAGAGAAGAATATGACAATTTGAGTCATGAGCTTGGAATAGAGGATAAAATAGAGATACATGACGGTTATACACCCGACAGAGAGGTTGAAAAATATTTTGCAGCCTCTGATGCTGTGGTACTTCCCTATATTGATGCAACCCAGAGCGGGATCGCACAGATAGCTTTTGGCTTTGAGAAACCTGTGATAGCCACAAGGGTAGGGGGGCTGACAGAAGTTGTAACGGATGGAAAGACCGGAATATTATCTGATCCGGCGAACCCCGGAGCGCTTGCCGAAGCAGTCAGACGTTTTTATGAACTTAAGGAAAGCGGAACTGACTTTAAGGCAAATATACGCTCCGACAGTGAACGTTTCTCCTGGGAACATATGGTGAAAACCATAAGGGAGCTTACCGGCGTTTGA
- a CDS encoding glycerol-3-phosphate responsive antiterminator has protein sequence MQNFYEQIEDTPIIAAIKDNEGLELCLTTDVGVIFVLYGDVCTIPAIVQKLHDAGKTAMVHIDLINGLSPRDSAVDFIKKYTAAEGIITTKSALIGHAKEIGLHTILRYFVLDSMALINIEKQAKHGVVQPDFIEFLPGVILPELIKKINSISRVPVIAGGLISNREEVMNALNNGAVAISTTNRDVWFL, from the coding sequence ATGCAGAATTTTTATGAGCAGATTGAGGATACGCCGATCATTGCGGCAATTAAAGACAATGAAGGACTGGAGTTATGCTTAACGACAGATGTGGGAGTGATATTTGTCCTTTACGGAGATGTTTGCACCATACCGGCTATTGTGCAGAAATTACATGATGCGGGAAAGACGGCAATGGTACACATCGATCTGATAAACGGACTGAGCCCGAGAGATTCGGCTGTGGATTTCATAAAAAAATACACGGCAGCGGAAGGGATAATCACAACCAAGAGTGCACTTATAGGGCACGCAAAAGAAATCGGCCTTCATACGATACTTAGGTACTTCGTGCTGGACAGTATGGCACTGATAAATATAGAGAAGCAGGCGAAGCATGGGGTGGTGCAGCCTGATTTTATTGAATTTCTTCCTGGGGTGATCCTGCCGGAGCTCATCAAGAAAATTAATTCAATCAGTAGAGTACCAGTCATAGCCGGAGGACTAATATCTAACAGAGAGGAGGTCATGAACGCTCTCAATAATGGCGCGGTAGCTATATCAACCACTAACAGAGATGTGTGGTTTCTGTAG